In Papaver somniferum cultivar HN1 chromosome 9, ASM357369v1, whole genome shotgun sequence, the genomic stretch attatatatatttcttatagtaacaaaaataggtcatctatttatgggacaaaacttaaaaccaagtAGGTTATCTAAttaaggacggagggagtaatagaaACGAttgtaaactttataccattgaataATATTTTAAAACGCTTAACTAACAAATATAACATGACTATCAAATATGACATTGTTTAATGGTAAAGGTTAATTTTGAAGGGAATGTATTTAATATGAAAAAAAGGTCACTTGAGTGGAATAATATAGATTTTCTTTGTCAGGGTGCTGGACAAAACCAAGAAACCGAACTAGCCATAGCCCTGGATAATGAAAACGATAAATTGAATAAACTAAACGTAACTAGGTGCATCCATGGATAATGAAAACGCTAAATTGAATAAAGAATTAAAGAGTaaggtcctgtttggtatagttttcaaaaacagttttctgtttttaaaaacagagaaaacggaaaacaggagaaaacgcgtttggtaaggacattttcagaaaatgttttctatttgttttctgtttttaaaaacaaaaaaatgaaaacaacaaattattgttttctgtgttttctctttttttcttttctttattcttttcttcttttcagaacaaagtaagagatggggaatgactgcaagtgagtcatggctaatatcactatctcttagacgaatctttacatttgatccgatttagttggttttccttgttttcaaaaacagtttaccaaacaatttttagaaaatgaaaacaaggaaaaaaaggtatgtttttaaaacagtggaaaactatttttgaaaagtgtttttcaaaactatatcaaaCGGGCCCTAAGGTTTTCAATTTTAGACCTACCACGGGTCTTTCCTGCTCGAGCGCTTTTATATTTCCACGACCTCTATCACGGGTCTTTCCTGCTCGAGCTCTTTTACTTTGTTCACGAGTACGTGGAGCACCTTGGTCCCGAGCTTGGCGAGGAACATCTACTTCATCATTAGATGACTCCACCTTACCAACAATATGTGGAGCACCCCTAGATGCAGAACCCCTACTCCTCCTTGGTTCGTCTTGATGGACATGCTGAGAGTGAGGCGTGCCTTGATCAAGGCCCATATTCTGATTTTCAAATCACATGCTTAGGACATATTTAACGGTAGTTCAAGCGGTCAGTCAAATATAGATTAATTTcagaaaataaatataaagtaACGGTCAAGAAGTCAGTTTTGGGTCAACTGTTTGACCAAGAAGCCAAACTAGACAAAGATAAGCAGCTAGAGAGTAAGGTTTTGAATGTTAGACCTCTCTGGGTGTGCTTTTCCCTTTACTTTTCATACGGAGTAAGGAAATGATCACAACAGCTAAAAGCAGAAGAGCGACCCCAACTGATACACCAATAACAATGCTTAAGCCGTGCCAGTTGCTTCCTTCTTTGTTAAGATCGTGGTTTCCAGAGTAGCTATGCGGCAGATAAAAATTACAGGATCAACTTTGGGACCAAAAAAATGTTCAATAAAAATGTTTATAcatacaagaaaaacaagaaacctACTTAAAAACCAATTTCTGGTTTTCGAGAAGGTCTGAAGGAATAGTTCCAGACAACATATTTCCCTGCAAGTACCTGCaaccatcataaataaaaatcagaacataaatagttttcaaaaacagttttctgtttttaaaaacagagaaaacagaaaacaggagaaaacgcatttggtaaggacattttcagaaaatgttttctatctgttttctgtttttaaaaacaaaaaaatgaaaacaacaaattattgttttctgtgttttctcttttttttcttttttttattctttttttcttttcagaacaaagtaagagatggggaatgactgcaagtgagtcatggctaacatcactatctcttagacgaatctttacatttaatccgatttagttggttttccttgttttcaaaaacagtttaccaaacaatttttagaaaatgaaaacaaggaaaaaagggtatgtttttaaaacagtgtaaaactatttttgaaaactgtttttcaaaactgtaccaaacaggccctaaGACTTCCAGCCAATATAAGGTACTCTAAGATTTGAGAAACTTACAATTCTTCCAATTTTGGCAGGTTCGTCAGAGATGAAGGGATCTCTCCAGTCAAGAGGTTGTTCTCCAGATGGCTACAGTAAACATTAAACAAAAATGTCAAACCTtctgatataatttttttttttttttttttttgaaaggctaACACCAGAAAGACTAAAAATTGGCTTTACATGATCCTCAAATCTGTACATGCAGTGAAATCGGGTATTCGACCGGTAAGTGAGTTTCCATCAAGCCATCTGCACCACAGTATAATGCATTGACAATAGCATGAGAAATGCAACCATGAAAAACCTGACATAACTTAAGAACATGTTGTAGCCTTACAGCTCAACTAATCCTTGCAACTTTGTGAGCTCCAACGGGATGTTTCCTGTCAAATTTTTCTTAGACAAAGTACTGCGAAAAATAGGAGCACGAGATTAGTTGTTAGAAAGATCTTTATTACAATTAAGCTACATAGTTTACAATTAGGAGCAGAGAAAAATCCTCGAGTACATTGAGATAATCTTCGGTTGGGGGTCAGAGTTGCATTGCACCCATGACCATGGAACAGGCAAGCATGGATCACCACCTTCTTTCGCCCAATCAGCTGACGAGTGATGTGAAGCTAAACTAGCCATAACGGTTGCTAGAAGTCATAAAAGCTAAATATTAGAAATGCAAGTACTtgaagcaaaaataaaaataaaaattgttggATCTTTCAGATGGTGAACAAGCTAGCAAGGAATTGATGACATTACCATCTATTGAACCGGGGTTTATTTTCAAGTGTTTGTTTATCTCCATAGCATTCAAGAGAGGTCCTCTAGTCGAACCAGAAGCTTTTCCAAATTTGAAATTGAATACCAAAGGGAGTGAAATgttggtaaattctttttcatACAACTGAAACTTCCCTTTGGCATTTTCTTGGATGTCAATCGTTGTTTTGCTGACGCCAGGCATGCCTGGGATTACTAAGCTAAACTTCCTGGTATCCTTTGGACTCAAATCTTCGATTTCAGCAAAGTAAAAGACTGCCCATCCAAAGCCTGGGAAACCATCCAAGTTCAACCGGTAAGTTAACGACCCAGTTGTGCCAACTACAGCCGTCTGCATCACTTTCTCAGGAGGTCTTTCATCTCTATCAACGTTGATAGGCGTATTAGTAGATACTTTCTTAGTTCCGGGAGCAACATTAATAAGGTAATTTGGTTTCTGCAGAGAGTCTGACTCCCATAATCTATCAAAAGGGTCATCCGGATACCTGAAATAATCAGCTCATGTTTTACTTGAGAACTTAGAAAATCAAGCTAAAAGAAGAACGCTTTTCGGAGTACAATTTTGAAGCATACCTGATTGGATCTTGAGTGAGTGCACCGAAGTTAATTCTTGCAGACACGGAAAGAAAGAATTCATTTTCTTGTCCATGAGTATAATAAATGGCACCATTAAATTGCCGGAGCTCAATAGTAGAGATAAATGGTTGCCCAGTTGTAGCATTAGACAAACACACACTAATTGTAGGTGAATTAGCCAAAATAATCAGCTCTCTAACCTCTATAGTATTAGCATCTGAAATGACAATCGTCGACCAATGAGTCGCCCCAAGTGAAATATCAAACGTTGGATACACATTACCATTATCAAAATTCCCATATAAGAAGGTTGTTCTTATAAGATACCGAGTTTTTCTTTTCACATTAAGCGTATAACAATACTTTCTTGCATCTGCCGGGAAGTATCTCACTGACATGTATTGTTTCCGTAACTCATTCGGAACTGAAATTGTTGCCCGCTCACCAAATGGAAATTGGTTGTCGGATTTCCATTCAAGTCCTATGATGTCAGTGGAATCCTCTTCTCCACCACAATTTAAGCTCACAAAACCTGTGCAGTTCCATAGATTTTCCAAGAATTAACATTTGAATATGCAATAAGTATCAACATTCTCAATACGGTTACCAAAATCGAATACTGACATCTAACAGAGTTTCTGTAAAAATTTACCTGACAGTTGAGCGTTACTAGAGTAGATCATGCAAAGAAGAGAACATATTgatatcatcataatcaataagtaAAGCTTTTTCATTCTCTTGCCCGCGTTCGCGTGCCTgatcttgtttgttttttcaGTGTATGCAAAGAAGAGAAGAGATTGATATCATAATCAATAAGTAAGGCTTTTTCATTTTCAGTTTCACTTTCTTTGCTAGAGAACGAGAAATGAAGAACagtctttctttttctttaactTTCTGTCTGGATTAAAGGATATGTGAATAGGACCTTTTAATCTCTTTTGATTAAAAGAAGGACGCAACAATGATTATAACAACAAGAACTTTATAAGACTAACTAACTTGACTGACAGGTACAAGAATAGTATCCACATGTGacaaacttttcttttcttacaCACAAGTTACACCGGCTAGTCCGGGGATGGAAGCTGCTGTTAAAAGAAGTTGCAGAAGGTTCAGTTTTAGGCCTTTCTCTCTGGAAGtgctttttccttttcttttcctacaGAGTACAAAAAGGATCACAACAGCTAAAAGCAGAACAATAATGCTCGTGCTGTAGCGTTTACTTCCTTCTTTGTCGAGATCGGGGTTTCCAGAGTAGCTGCGCATCAAGAAAATTGAAGGATTTGTAAGTACCTTTGATAGAAAAACAGTCCAATGGAAACTTATGAACCTAATTAGACTAATGCTAGCTCAAATATGCTCTATTCCAAGATTTCTCTACAGAAATGAGGCCAATAATAACATACTGTCAATGTGCATATAGAGATTAGAAGCAAGTAGACTAACAGTTGATGCACTGTTACTAAGGTGTAAAGGCATGGTGTACGTCTGCGGCCAGCTTTACAAAATCCTTTCTAATGATTATATGCCACGGAAAAAAGTTAATGCATACAGGAGAAATGAGAAACCTACTTAAAAAGCCAACTTCTTTTCTAGAAGAAGGCCTGAAGGAATAGTTCCAGACAGCATATATTGCCCTGCACATACCTGTAACCATCATAAGTTTGAATTAACTTAACAGACTAAAACATTGACCATCCGAAGTAGCACAAATATGCTGTCTAGTTAATTCAAACATATAAACATTGCAATGAGAGTCAATTTTGTTTAAAGTGTGCAGGATGATACCAGGGATGGTAGAGGCTGAGTTGTCATGGAGGCTGTCCCACGGGCAAACGAAATGCTGCTAATGTGCATCCTGTTCAAAAATCAGATAAGGCTCTAAGCTTAGTTTTTGTATGATGTTCTTTATAGACATTAACCAAACTATTATGGGGGTAAAAGCAAAGTCGCGATACACGAAATACACCCTGGTCATGTATTCTTTCCTTGATAGAAATTACTCAGATAAATACAATTTGACATTGCATTTCCTCAATCAAGTGCCCAGATTACATATTAAAATACAGTACAGTAACCATCTCTTGCATATATAAAGAGCCCAACCTGCTATAACGGGGGGACTCCTAGTTCCTACCTATAACAATGAAGTGAACTTGAGGTAAAATGTTCAGTTCTGGTCTTATCAATTGACTAGTATTAGTAGTGAAATATCAATGTAAGAAGACTTACAGCAATTTGTCTTGCGAGTGCTGACAAACCATTTACAATTTCACTTACAGCAATTTGTCACGGAAGTTTCCAGAGATTGAAGCCTCTAATGCCTGATGGTACCTCCTGGATAGTTTAACTCTTCCAACATGTCCTGCTCCTAGTGTCTCAAGGATATTCTGAACATCTACTCTAACTCCATTCGATACCAGCAGATGCAAGATACGAGTGGAGTTCATTGTAGAAGTTCAAAATTTTCTCGGGATTCACAAGACCAACACCATTTTTCGCAATGCTGTTAAAAGCATCACAAGGTTCATTGGACTGAATGAAATTGGGTATATCATCTTAGATTCATAGTGTTCCATTCCAGTGGCACCAGGTCTAACTCCACCCCAGTAATCGCACGCCAGACACAAACATATCT encodes the following:
- the LOC113307554 gene encoding probable LRR receptor-like serine/threonine-protein kinase At1g67720: MKKLYLLIMMISICSLLCMIYSSNAQLSGFVSLNCGGEEDSTDIIGLEWKSDNQFPFGERATISVPNELRKQYMSVRYFPADARKYCYTLNVKRKTRYLIRTTFLYGNFDNGNVYPTFDISLGATHWSTIVISDANTIEVRELIILANSPTISVCLSNATTGQPFISTIELRQFNGAIYYTHGQENEFFLSVSARINFGALTQDPIRYPDDPFDRLWESDSLQKPNYLINVAPGTKKVSTNTPINVDRDERPPEKVMQTAVVGTTGSLTYRLNLDGFPGFGWAVFYFAEIEDLSPKDTRKFSLVIPGMPGVSKTTIDIQENAKGKFQLYEKEFTNISLPLVFNFKFGKASGSTRGPLLNAMEINKHLKINPGSIDATVMASLASHHSSADWAKEGGDPCLPVPWSWVQCNSDPQPKIISITLSKKNLTGNIPLELTKLQGLVELWLDGNSLTGRIPDFTACTDLRIIHLENNLLTGEIPSSLTNLPKLEELYLQGNMLSGTIPSDLLENQKLVFNYSGNHDLNKEGSNWHGLSIVIGVSVGVALLLLAVVIISLLRMKSKGKSTPRENMGLDQGTPHSQHVHQDEPRRSRGSASRGAPHIVGKVESSNDEVDVPRQARDQGAPRTREQSKRARAGKTRDRGRGNIKALEQERPVHLYQDEPRISERNRGSSSRDTPPSSRETLSIANEVESFTDEEDVLGQGRGVRGTRQQSKELEQKRLM